The Euphorbia lathyris chromosome 8, ddEupLath1.1, whole genome shotgun sequence genome has a window encoding:
- the LOC136203899 gene encoding DNA-directed RNA polymerase subunit beta yields MRSNFGTSNSFISPRWKQRRDINNRSISPRKGPLIRLENVVRGTICGAIRHKLIPTPQNLVTSTPLTTTYESFFGLHPLSQVLDRTNPLTQIVHGRKSSYLGPGGLTGRTASFRIRDIYPSHYGRICPIDTSEGINVGLIGSLAIHAKIDHWGSLESPFYEISEGSKKLRMFYLSPNSEEYYMLAAGNSLALNRGVQEEQVTPARYRQEFLTIAWEQVHLRSIFPFQYFSIGASLIPFIEHNDANRALMSSNMQRQAVPLSRSEKCIVGTGLERQAALDSGVPAIAEHEGKIIYTDIDKIILSGNGDTLRIPLVMYERSNKNTCMHQKTQVQQGKCIKKGQVLADGAATIGGELALGKNVLVAYMPWEGYNFEDAVLISERLVYEDIYTSFHIRKYEIQTHVTSQGPERITNEISHLEDHLLRNLDKNGIVMLGSWVETGDILVGKLTPQIAKESSYALEDRLLRAILGIQVSTSKETCLKLPLGGRGRVIDVRWIQRKEGSCYNPETIRIYILQKREIKVGDKVAGRHGNKGIISKILPRQDMPYLQDGRPVDMAFNPLGVPSRMNVGQIFECSLGLAGGLLDRHYRIAPFDERYEQEASRKLVFSELYEASKQTANPWVFEPEYPGKSRIFDGRTGDPFEQPVIIGQPYILKLIHQVDDKIHGRSSGHYALVTQQPLRGRAKQGGQRVGEMEVWALEGFGVSHILQEMLTYKSDHIRARQEVLGTMIIGGTIPKPEDAPEPETVPWPVGPDTRLEF; encoded by the exons ATGCGCTCCAACTTCGG GACCTCTAACTCGTTCATAAGTCCAAGGTGGAAACAAAGAAGAGACATCAACAATAGAAGTATTAGCCCCAGGAAAGGACCCCTGATTCGTTTAGAAAATGTGGTTAGGGGGACTATATGTGGAGCAATTAGGCACAAATTGATACCGACCCCTCAAAATTTGGTAACTTCAACTCCATTAACAACCACTTATGAATCTTTTTTTGGATTACACCCATTATCTCAAGTTTTGGATCGAACTAATCCATTGACACAAATAGTTCATGGGAGAAAATCGAGTTATTTGGGTCCTGGAGGATTAACAGGACGAACTGCTAGTTTTCGAATACGAGATATCTACCCCAGTCACTATGGGCGCATTTGCCCCATTGACACGTCTGAAGGAATCAATGTTGGACTTATTGGATCTTTAGCAATTCATGCCAAGATTGATCATTGGGGGTCTTTAGAAAGCCCATTTTATGAAATCTCTGAGGGATCAAAAAAATTACGGATGTTTTATTTATCACCAAATAGTGAGGAATACTATATGTTAGCAGCAGGAAATTCCTTGGCGCTGAATCGAGGTGTTCAGGAAGAACAGGTTACGCCAGCTCGATATCGTCAAGAATTCCTGACTATTGCATGGGAACAGGTCCATCTTCGAAGTATTTTTCCCTTCCAATATTTTTCTATTGGAGCTTCCCTCATTCCTTTTATCGAGCATAATGATGCGAATCGGGCTTTAATGAGTTCGAATATGCAACGTCAAGCAGTTCCACTTTCTCGGTCCGAAAAATGCATTGTTGGCACTGGATTGGAACGCCAAGCGGCTCTAGATTCAGGGGTTCCTGCTATAGCCGAACACGAGGGAAAGATAATTTATACTGATATTGACAAGATCATTTTATCGGGCAATGGAGATACTCTACGCATTCCATTAGTTATGTATGAACGTTCTAACAAAAATACTTGTATGCACCAAAAAACCCAGGTTCAGCAGGGTAAATGCATTAAAAAGGGACAAGTTTTAGCGGATGGTGCCGCTACCATTGGTGGCGAACTCGCCTTGGGGAAAAACGTATTAGTAGCTTATATGCCATGGGAAGGTTACAATTTTGAGGATGCAGTACTCATTAGCGAACGTCTGGTATATGAAGATATTTATACTTCTTTTCACATACGTAAATATGAAATTCAGACTCATGTGACAAGCCAAGGACCTGAAAGGATCACTAATGAAATATCGCATCTAGAAGACCATTTACTCCGAAATTTAGACAAAAATGGAATTGTGATGCTGGGGTCTTGGGTAGAGACAGGCGACATTTTAGTAGGTAAATTAACGCCTCAAATAGCGAAAGAATCATCGTATGCTCTAGAAGATAGATTATTAAGAGCCATACTTGGTATTCAAGTATCTACTTCAAAGGAAACTTGTCTAAAATTACCTCTAGGTGGTAGGGGTCGAGTTATTGATGTGAGATGGATCCAGAGAAAGGAGGGCTCCTGTTATAATCCAGAAACGATTCGTATATATATTTTACAGAAACGTGAAATCAAAGTGGGTGATAAAGTAGCTGGAAGACATGGAAATAAAGGCATCATTTCAAAAATTTTGCCTAGACAAGATATGCCCTATTTGCAAGATGGAAGACCTGTTGATATGGCCTTCAACCCATTAGGAGTACCTTCACGAATGAATGTAGGACAGATATTTGAATGCTCACTCGGGTTAGCGGGGGGTCTGCTAGATCGACATTATCGAATAGCGCCCTTTGATGAGAGATATGAACAAGAGGCTTCGAGAAAACTAGTGTTTTCTGAATTATATGAAGCCAGTAAGCAAACAGCAAATCCGTGGGTATTTGAACCCGAGTATCCGGGAAAAAGTAGAATATTTGATGGAAGAACAGGGGATCCTTTTGAACAGCCTGTTATAATAGGGCAGCCCTATATCttgaaattaattcatcaaGTTGATGATAAAATACATGGACGTTCCAGTGGACATTATGCACTTGTTACACAACAACCCCTTAGAGGAAGGGCCAAGCAAGGGGGACAACGGGTCGGAGAAATGGAGGTTTGGGCTCTAGAGGGATTTGGTGTTTCTCATATTTTACAAGAAATGCTTACTTATAAATCTGATCATATTAGAGCTCGCCAAGAAGTGCTTGGTACTATGATCATTGGAGGAACAATACCTAAACCTGAGGATGCTCCAGAACCTGAGACTGTCCCTTGGCCCGTAGGTCCTGACACAAGGTTAGAATTCTAG